From the genome of Mycetocola spongiae, one region includes:
- a CDS encoding AzlC family ABC transporter permease, with the protein MSIEPTTVPIPVLATRPRASAARLAFLDSAGAGGALFPLGLAFGMLMTHAGFDWWWATAFTAFIYAGSLEFLLVGLVAAAAPLSQIALTSFLVNLRHVFYALSFPLHRVRPGWGRAYSTFALTDEAYAITTARPEENWTHARILFLQLFCQAYWVIGGTLGALAGGALGLELPGLDFTLTALFIVLAIEAFRAKRDIPTPVIALLAAVIALLISAENMLPIAMALLTAGLLARYGLLCRRARAGVRA; encoded by the coding sequence GTGTCTATCGAACCGACCACGGTCCCTATCCCCGTCCTTGCCACCCGGCCCCGCGCGAGCGCCGCGCGGCTGGCCTTTTTGGATAGCGCGGGGGCCGGCGGGGCCCTCTTCCCGCTTGGGCTCGCCTTCGGAATGCTGATGACACACGCCGGATTTGACTGGTGGTGGGCCACCGCATTTACCGCGTTTATCTATGCCGGCTCCCTGGAGTTTCTGCTGGTGGGGCTCGTGGCCGCGGCCGCACCGCTCTCGCAGATCGCGCTCACCTCGTTCCTGGTGAATCTGCGCCACGTGTTTTATGCCCTGTCCTTTCCGCTGCACCGGGTGCGCCCAGGCTGGGGCCGGGCCTATTCCACGTTTGCCCTGACCGATGAGGCCTATGCGATCACCACGGCGCGCCCGGAGGAAAACTGGACCCACGCCCGGATCCTGTTTTTGCAGCTGTTCTGCCAGGCCTATTGGGTGATCGGCGGCACGCTGGGCGCGCTCGCGGGCGGCGCGCTCGGGCTGGAACTGCCGGGGCTAGACTTCACCCTGACCGCGCTGTTTATTGTGCTCGCGATCGAGGCATTCCGCGCCAAGCGCGATATCCCCACCCCCGTGATCGCCCTCCTCGCCGCGGTGATCGCCCTGCTGATCTCCGCCGAGAATATGCTCCCCATCGCGATGGCGCTGCTCACCGCGGGCCTGCTCGCGCGCTATGGCCTGCTGTGTCGCCGCGCCCGCGCGGGGGTACGGGCATGA
- a CDS encoding branched-chain amino acid transporter permease: protein MSNPGYILASLLISGGITWALRALPFTVIGTLRRSPAVLFLSEHLPVGIMVILVMYCLRGVDLTSAPDVLPTLIALNVTIGLQLWRGNALLSIFVGTGVNVALLSTAFA, encoded by the coding sequence ATGAGCAACCCGGGCTATATCCTCGCCTCGCTGCTGATCTCGGGAGGCATCACCTGGGCGCTGCGGGCGCTGCCGTTTACCGTGATCGGCACGCTGCGGCGCAGCCCCGCGGTGCTTTTTCTCTCCGAGCATCTGCCGGTCGGGATCATGGTGATCCTCGTGATGTACTGCCTGCGCGGGGTGGACCTGACCTCCGCGCCGGACGTACTGCCCACGCTGATCGCGCTGAACGTCACGATCGGACTGCAGCTCTGGCGCGGCAATGCCCTGCTCAGTATTTTTGTGGGCACGGGCGTGAATGTGGCGCTGCTGTCCACCGCCTTTGCCTGA
- a CDS encoding HelD family protein produces MAENPLSAGPDPIIAEQAHLDRLRAVIDRLEREESGRISDLLASPTTDLTERDDRIAHHGGRLARLRAARFGLLFGAIQTEEGEWFRIGRIGLADPEGGARLLVDWRAPVSRAFYTATPLHRDGIRARRRISSTGSTVTAVYDEPLILEDLEGAASGPDTALMAALEQPRSAHMGDIVGTIQREQDAIIRAPLPGTLVVQGGPGTGKTAVALHRAAYLLYEHRERLEKSVVLILGPTPTFLDYIGQVLPSLGEDSAVLMTPGTLMPGYEATGVDPEGIAAIKGSLEMARVLSDYIARLQVPAAEPSVISTSGSGTLRVTPAVLGRVRTRIRKLGLGHNAARPRFETAYLAEIIRQENRALAEVVEFLGDAAERRREWAADPAVRAEFARLWPLLEPEAVLRDLLSDERALAELMPGLGEEERARLLRGRDAELTPADIVLIDELSELLGTDPRPAAAARARARRARQREMEYAHGVLDMLSDTTAEEGGGGSFLGVQAMVDRQAETDDRSPAERAAADREWVYGHVIVDEAQEISPLLLRALLRRCPTRSMTLVGDAHQYTASAAGFSWEGLLAPALKTWEMRTLSVNYRTPGTIMELASALLARFAPGEPAAVSIREGAHAPKIHRVPRADLPAAARELARVAAAGNPGTVALIGAHLPALGGVWVGDGDASKGLEFDTVIVVLDPPVDPGPADWARLYVALTRPTQRLHVVVPEDRVAGLSWLPGL; encoded by the coding sequence ATGGCTGAAAATCCCCTATCCGCCGGCCCGGATCCGATCATTGCCGAGCAGGCGCACCTGGATCGGCTGCGCGCGGTAATCGACCGCCTCGAACGCGAGGAGTCCGGCCGGATCTCCGATCTGCTGGCCTCCCCGACCACCGATCTGACCGAGCGCGATGACCGCATCGCGCATCACGGCGGCCGCCTCGCGCGCCTGCGCGCAGCCCGCTTTGGCCTGCTCTTTGGCGCGATCCAGACCGAGGAGGGGGAGTGGTTTCGGATCGGGCGGATCGGCCTGGCCGATCCCGAGGGTGGCGCGCGCCTGCTTGTGGACTGGCGCGCCCCGGTCTCGCGCGCGTTTTATACCGCGACGCCGCTGCACCGCGATGGCATCCGCGCCCGTCGCCGGATAAGCTCCACGGGCAGCACGGTCACCGCGGTCTATGATGAACCCCTGATCCTGGAGGATCTGGAGGGGGCCGCCAGCGGCCCCGATACCGCGCTGATGGCGGCACTGGAACAGCCCCGCAGCGCCCATATGGGCGATATTGTCGGCACGATTCAGCGCGAACAGGACGCGATCATCCGCGCACCCCTCCCGGGCACCCTCGTGGTACAGGGCGGCCCGGGCACCGGAAAAACCGCCGTGGCCCTGCACCGCGCCGCGTATCTGCTCTATGAGCACCGCGAACGCCTGGAAAAAAGCGTGGTGTTGATCCTCGGCCCCACCCCAACCTTCCTCGACTATATTGGCCAGGTGTTGCCCTCGCTGGGCGAGGATAGCGCGGTGCTGATGACCCCGGGAACGCTTATGCCCGGATATGAGGCCACGGGCGTGGACCCCGAGGGGATCGCCGCGATTAAGGGCTCGCTGGAGATGGCGCGGGTGCTGAGCGACTATATTGCGCGCCTGCAGGTGCCCGCCGCGGAACCCTCCGTGATCTCCACCTCGGGCAGCGGCACCCTGCGGGTGACCCCCGCGGTTCTTGGCCGCGTGCGCACCCGCATCCGGAAGCTGGGCCTGGGGCATAATGCCGCCCGGCCGCGCTTTGAAACCGCATATCTGGCCGAGATCATTCGGCAGGAGAATCGTGCCCTCGCCGAGGTGGTTGAGTTCCTCGGGGATGCCGCCGAGCGTCGCCGGGAATGGGCCGCCGATCCCGCGGTGCGTGCCGAATTTGCCCGGCTCTGGCCCCTGCTGGAGCCCGAGGCCGTGCTGCGCGATCTGCTCTCGGATGAGCGCGCCCTCGCCGAGCTGATGCCCGGGCTGGGGGAGGAGGAGCGCGCACGCCTGCTCCGGGGGCGGGACGCCGAGCTGACCCCCGCCGATATCGTGCTGATCGATGAGCTCTCCGAGCTGCTGGGCACCGATCCGCGCCCCGCGGCCGCGGCCCGGGCCCGCGCCCGGCGCGCCCGCCAGCGCGAGATGGAATATGCCCACGGCGTGCTGGATATGCTCTCCGATACCACCGCGGAGGAGGGCGGCGGCGGGTCCTTCCTCGGCGTGCAGGCGATGGTGGACCGGCAGGCCGAGACCGATGATCGCAGCCCCGCCGAGCGGGCGGCCGCCGATCGGGAATGGGTCTACGGTCATGTGATCGTGGACGAGGCCCAGGAGATCAGCCCGCTGCTGCTGCGCGCGCTGCTGCGGCGCTGCCCCACGCGCTCGATGACGCTGGTGGGCGATGCGCATCAATATACGGCCTCCGCCGCGGGCTTCAGCTGGGAGGGCCTGCTGGCCCCCGCGCTGAAGACCTGGGAGATGCGCACGCTGAGCGTGAACTATCGCACGCCCGGCACGATCATGGAGCTCGCCTCGGCGCTGCTGGCGCGCTTCGCGCCGGGGGAGCCCGCGGCGGTCTCGATTCGCGAGGGTGCGCATGCCCCCAAGATTCACCGGGTGCCGCGCGCGGACCTGCCCGCCGCGGCGCGCGAGCTTGCGCGCGTGGCCGCCGCGGGCAATCCCGGCACGGTGGCGCTGATCGGCGCCCATCTACCCGCGCTGGGGGGCGTTTGGGTGGGGGACGGGGATGCCAGCAAGGGCCTGGAATTTGATACCGTGATCGTGGTGCTGGACCCGCCGGTGGACCCCGGGCCCGCCGATTGGGCCCGGCTCTATGTGGCCCTCACCCGGCCCACGCAGCGGCTGCACGTGGTGGTCCCGGAGGATCGGGTCGCCGGGCTGTCCTGGCTGCCGGGGCTCTAG
- a CDS encoding phosphatase PAP2 family protein — protein sequence MSQYTPESADAVRRGRIYSWSVFCAAVIVFIAAYLLGVQSAAGQRAENSLLGASEFLSDVPAPLGWVSIASILGSGVVIAILALLRGSWRAAVQVGLGIGATILSSQLLKNWLLERPDFHAVNQSNSFPSGHASVVAALVFGLLIVVPATARWILAIPGVILLSVVSWQLLAFGWHRPSDVIGGIALACGFLALGCALRPGGSPRAAGPGVHALRRVRLALGMLGLIGAILAAVIALVGVRIIESVGEPLLLSGEVAGVAGALVATAIVCGLPVRRAQARRNTRGAPGQLR from the coding sequence ATGTCGCAGTACACGCCGGAGAGCGCCGATGCGGTGCGCCGCGGGCGCATCTACTCCTGGAGTGTGTTTTGCGCCGCGGTCATCGTTTTTATCGCGGCCTATCTGCTGGGTGTGCAGAGCGCGGCGGGTCAGCGGGCCGAGAACTCGCTGCTGGGTGCAAGCGAGTTTCTCTCCGATGTTCCCGCCCCCCTGGGCTGGGTCTCGATCGCCTCGATCCTCGGCAGCGGCGTGGTCATCGCGATCCTCGCGCTGCTCCGCGGATCCTGGCGCGCCGCCGTGCAGGTGGGCCTGGGAATCGGGGCGACCATTCTCTCCAGTCAGCTGTTAAAAAACTGGCTCCTGGAACGGCCCGATTTTCATGCCGTTAACCAGTCCAATTCCTTTCCGAGTGGGCATGCCTCGGTGGTCGCGGCCCTGGTGTTTGGGCTCCTGATCGTGGTGCCCGCCACCGCGCGCTGGATCCTCGCGATCCCCGGCGTCATCCTGCTCTCGGTGGTGAGCTGGCAATTGCTGGCCTTCGGCTGGCACCGACCCAGCGATGTGATCGGCGGGATCGCGCTGGCCTGCGGCTTCCTCGCGCTCGGCTGTGCGCTGCGCCCCGGCGGGTCCCCGCGCGCCGCGGGCCCCGGGGTGCACGCGCTCAGGCGCGTGCGGCTGGCGCTGGGAATGCTGGGCCTGATCGGGGCGATTCTTGCCGCGGTGATTGCGCTGGTTGGTGTGCGGATCATCGAGTCGGTGGGCGAGCCCCTGCTGCTCTCCGGGGAGGTCGCCGGGGTGGCCGGCGCGCTGGTGGCCACCGCGATCGTCTGTGGCCTGCCCGTGCGCCGCGCCCAGGCCCGGCGGAATACCCGTGGGGCCCCCGGCCAACTACGCTAG
- a CDS encoding leucine-rich repeat domain-containing protein: MKLPLLALSAATLASTLTLGTTPALASVPTPGTTPAPAASPAAISWRAADPAAEVAVPDAALTEALREQLGLPADAPITRADLERLTYFWTVDAPIADLTGLEAAINLRDLALSGARLHDLSPLANLTRLETLAVNGNAVTDLRPLAHLTGLRSLDLRHNTLGDLSPLSGLTALEELNVSWNRVEDLTPLAGLPRLRLLLAVQNRLTGVAPLAGMASLQALALSGNAISDFAVLGDLTGKITLLGGQDISAEPVYVPREATRFRTTTLPDSLHARLPRAGEHEVRSIGYDWDTQTLLDTPTRDWTLTPGQTTLDIGFITAVDGVANTDPVPEDLENPANGEALTEAKGIITRPIIRSEITSAAPAPAAVGTAYRHVFRTTEGFPAASWTLDATIPGLHLDADGVLSGTPTGAGSHHVTVSAADSHGNTLTQALTLEVTAAALPTPPPPASGGEETGANESAAPTPPGGLARTGATGIAAGAAAALALLLAGLATLRRPLRGRR; this comes from the coding sequence GTGAAACTCCCCCTCCTGGCGCTGAGCGCCGCGACCCTCGCCTCCACCCTTACCCTCGGAACCACCCCCGCGCTAGCTTCGGTCCCTACCCCGGGAACCACCCCCGCGCCAGCCGCCAGCCCCGCCGCGATATCCTGGCGCGCGGCGGACCCGGCGGCGGAGGTCGCCGTGCCCGATGCCGCCCTGACCGAGGCGCTGCGCGAACAACTCGGGCTCCCGGCGGATGCCCCGATCACCCGCGCCGACCTGGAACGTCTGACCTATTTTTGGACCGTAGACGCACCCATCGCCGATCTGACCGGGCTGGAGGCCGCCATCAACCTGCGCGATCTGGCCCTGTCCGGCGCACGCCTCCACGATCTCTCCCCCCTCGCCAACCTGACCCGGCTGGAGACCCTCGCGGTGAACGGCAATGCCGTGACCGATCTGCGCCCACTCGCCCACCTGACCGGCCTGCGCTCGCTCGATCTGCGCCATAACACCCTCGGCGATCTCTCTCCCCTGTCCGGGCTCACCGCGCTTGAGGAGCTCAACGTCTCCTGGAATAGGGTCGAGGACCTCACCCCGCTGGCGGGCCTGCCCCGGCTGCGCCTGCTGCTGGCCGTGCAGAACCGACTCACCGGCGTGGCACCCCTGGCCGGCATGGCCTCCCTCCAGGCCCTGGCCCTCTCCGGCAATGCCATCTCCGATTTTGCCGTCCTCGGCGATCTCACCGGAAAGATTACGCTCCTCGGCGGCCAGGATATTTCGGCCGAGCCGGTATATGTGCCCCGCGAGGCCACCCGTTTCCGCACCACGACCCTGCCGGATAGCCTGCACGCCCGCCTGCCCCGCGCCGGCGAGCACGAGGTGCGCAGCATCGGCTATGACTGGGACACGCAGACCCTGCTGGACACCCCCACCCGGGACTGGACCCTCACCCCCGGGCAGACCACCCTCGACATCGGCTTCATCACCGCGGTGGATGGCGTCGCTAATACCGATCCGGTACCCGAGGACCTGGAGAACCCCGCCAATGGCGAGGCGCTGACCGAGGCCAAGGGCATAATTACCCGCCCGATCATCCGCTCCGAAATCACGTCCGCGGCCCCGGCCCCGGCCGCCGTCGGAACCGCCTATCGGCATGTTTTTCGCACCACGGAGGGCTTCCCGGCCGCCTCCTGGACGCTGGATGCCACGATTCCCGGCCTGCACCTGGACGCCGATGGGGTACTCTCCGGAACCCCCACCGGGGCGGGCAGCCACCACGTCACGGTGAGCGCCGCGGATTCCCACGGCAATACCCTCACCCAGGCGCTCACGCTGGAGGTGACCGCCGCCGCGCTCCCCACGCCGCCGCCCCCGGCCTCGGGCGGCGAGGAAACCGGCGCGAACGAGTCCGCCGCCCCCACGCCTCCCGGCGGGCTCGCCCGCACCGGCGCGACGGGAATCGCCGCCGGAGCCGCCGCGGCGCTTGCGCTGCTGCTGGCCGGCCTCGCCACGCTGCGCCGCCCGCTGCGCGGCCGCCGCTAG
- a CDS encoding leucine-rich repeat domain-containing protein — protein MKLRLPLSALAVGTLASGLALAAVPATAAPAPAPAQATAFGTVFRAADAPLIPDPALQAAIRFALDLSDSEPITQEHLDRLDFLMSTEEPITDLTGITGAANLTYISIENAQITDLSPLLGLDKLEDITLAHSVKADLSPLSELPKLRFLNLRDNDLSDIGALANMPAMEVLNISGNKIEDISVLASIPTLASLEAMENRISDVSALNGHPTLNNLVLALNKIADFSALGSMDGKEFVLGGQEVSGPPAYVPRDAQTYLTQTLPDTLRPREAFTWEMDVHVVGYDWDSATLHEAPTRSWAVSESDTVLRGGFVTDRDGLINTEPIPGSLAEITDPSMLSDLIETKGTVTRPIIWSEVTSKNPAEAPVDVAYNHDFTVTEGFPATNWQLDSAIPGLTLGADGVFSGTPTEAGSFERTISIRDSYGNTINHRFTLVVTAGATTPPSPTPPGGGTGTATPPPGGGNGGTLPDTGSDLPLAVGAAALALLLAGLATLRRPLRGRR, from the coding sequence GTGAAACTCAGGCTCCCCCTCTCCGCCCTGGCCGTGGGCACGCTCGCCTCGGGCCTCGCCCTCGCCGCAGTCCCCGCCACCGCGGCCCCCGCACCGGCCCCCGCCCAGGCCACCGCCTTTGGCACCGTGTTTCGCGCGGCCGATGCGCCGCTCATTCCCGACCCCGCGTTGCAGGCAGCAATTCGTTTTGCCCTCGATCTGTCCGACTCGGAACCCATAACCCAGGAACACCTGGATCGGCTCGACTTCCTGATGAGCACCGAGGAGCCCATCACCGATCTGACCGGGATCACGGGTGCGGCCAACCTCACCTATATTTCGATCGAAAACGCGCAGATCACCGATCTGAGCCCGCTACTCGGTCTCGATAAGCTCGAGGATATTACCCTTGCGCACAGCGTGAAAGCCGACCTATCGCCGCTGAGCGAGTTGCCCAAGCTCCGTTTTCTTAATCTGCGCGATAACGACCTGAGCGATATTGGGGCTCTTGCCAATATGCCGGCAATGGAAGTGCTGAATATTTCGGGAAATAAAATCGAGGATATTTCCGTACTCGCCTCGATCCCCACCCTCGCCTCACTTGAGGCCATGGAAAACAGAATCAGCGACGTCTCGGCACTAAACGGGCACCCGACCCTGAATAACCTCGTCCTTGCGCTGAATAAAATCGCCGATTTTTCCGCCCTCGGTAGCATGGACGGCAAGGAGTTTGTACTCGGAGGCCAGGAGGTTTCCGGGCCACCCGCCTACGTTCCCCGCGATGCCCAGACATATTTGACCCAGACACTACCCGATACCCTGCGGCCACGCGAGGCCTTCACCTGGGAAATGGACGTGCACGTTGTGGGATACGACTGGGATTCCGCCACGCTGCACGAGGCCCCGACCCGGAGCTGGGCGGTGAGTGAATCGGATACCGTGCTGCGCGGGGGATTTGTCACCGATAGGGACGGTCTTATCAATACCGAGCCAATTCCAGGAAGCCTCGCGGAGATCACCGATCCCAGCATGCTCTCCGACCTGATCGAGACGAAGGGCACCGTTACCCGGCCGATCATCTGGTCCGAGGTTACTTCTAAGAATCCCGCCGAGGCCCCCGTGGACGTGGCATATAACCATGACTTCACCGTGACCGAGGGTTTCCCCGCCACCAACTGGCAGCTAGACTCCGCAATTCCGGGACTCACGCTGGGCGCCGACGGCGTGTTCTCCGGCACCCCGACCGAGGCCGGCTCCTTTGAACGCACGATCAGCATCCGCGATAGCTACGGCAATACCATCAACCACCGCTTCACCCTGGTCGTTACCGCGGGTGCCACCACGCCTCCCTCGCCAACCCCGCCCGGCGGAGGGACCGGCACCGCCACTCCGCCCCCCGGCGGCGGAAACGGCGGAACCCTGCCCGATACGGGTAGCGATCTGCCGCTCGCGGTCGGAGCCGCCGCGCTTGCGCTGCTGCTGGCCGGCCTCGCCACGCTGCGCCGCCCGCTGCGCGGCCGCCGCTAG
- a CDS encoding leucine-rich repeat domain-containing protein, with protein MKLRLPFSALAVGTLASGLALAAVPATAAPAPAAATATATAFGTVFRAADAPLIPDPALEDAIRESLNIGPTVPLTQEHLDNLTYLQSSTSQITSLAGLENAKNLTNIAIGNGDISDVSPIASLEKLEHLSLPSSVHADLSVLRGLPALWYLNIADNKLTDISDLADFPALLDLDIHQNQISDISTLATIPTLETLIAADNRIDDVSALAGSANLTELILVFNRIADFSVLDVRTSSSTDTFLGAQTIDAGPVYVPRGASSYIGENLPDSLKPRVPGPTETSVTLVGYDWDSETLLTEPTRTWAITPDLQELAGGFVTDVDGEIYTSPIPASLAEITSPEQAEAVQEMNGFVKRAIVWSEITSTAPAAGTVGTALSHGFTTTEGFPTSAWELNEPIPGLSLSAAGVLSGTPTEAGSFSRTLSARDSLGNTITQEFTLVIAAEAITTPSPTPTGGETGTSTPSPSLGSGNAGGALPGTGSDAPLAVGIGALALLLAGLATRILSRRRA; from the coding sequence GTGAAACTCAGGCTTCCCTTCTCCGCCCTGGCCGTGGGCACGCTCGCCTCGGGCCTCGCCCTCGCCGCAGTCCCCGCCACCGCGGCCCCCGCACCGGCCGCGGCCACCGCCACCGCCACCGCCTTTGGCACCGTTTTTCGCGCGGCCGATGCGCCGCTCATTCCCGATCCCGCGCTTGAGGACGCGATCCGGGAATCCCTGAATATCGGGCCCACGGTACCGCTCACCCAGGAACACCTGGACAACCTGACCTATCTGCAGAGCTCAACCTCCCAGATCACCAGCCTCGCCGGGCTGGAGAACGCAAAAAACCTCACCAATATCGCCATCGGCAACGGGGATATTTCCGATGTCAGCCCCATCGCGAGCCTCGAGAAGCTCGAGCACCTCTCTCTTCCCAGCAGCGTGCACGCCGATCTCAGCGTGCTCCGCGGGCTTCCCGCGCTGTGGTATCTCAATATCGCCGATAATAAGCTCACCGATATCTCCGATCTGGCGGATTTCCCCGCACTATTGGACCTGGATATCCATCAGAACCAGATCAGCGATATCTCCACCCTCGCCACGATCCCCACGCTGGAGACCCTGATCGCCGCGGATAACCGGATCGATGATGTATCCGCGCTGGCCGGGAGCGCAAACCTTACGGAATTGATTCTGGTTTTTAACCGGATCGCCGATTTCTCGGTTCTTGATGTGCGCACCTCCTCCAGCACGGATACCTTCCTCGGGGCACAGACCATCGACGCGGGCCCCGTTTATGTTCCGCGGGGAGCGTCCTCCTATATCGGCGAGAACCTACCCGATTCCCTGAAGCCGCGCGTGCCCGGGCCCACCGAGACCAGCGTGACCCTCGTGGGCTATGACTGGGACTCCGAGACCCTCCTGACCGAGCCCACCCGCACGTGGGCGATCACCCCCGACCTGCAGGAGCTCGCCGGCGGTTTTGTCACGGATGTTGACGGCGAGATTTATACCAGCCCCATTCCCGCGAGCCTCGCCGAGATCACCTCCCCCGAGCAGGCCGAGGCGGTGCAGGAGATGAACGGCTTTGTGAAGCGCGCAATCGTCTGGTCGGAGATCACCTCCACCGCTCCCGCCGCCGGCACCGTGGGTACCGCCCTGAGCCACGGCTTCACCACCACCGAGGGCTTCCCGACCAGCGCCTGGGAGCTCAACGAGCCGATCCCCGGCCTGAGCCTCTCCGCCGCGGGAGTCCTGAGCGGCACCCCCACCGAGGCCGGCTCGTTTAGCCGCACCCTGAGCGCCCGGGACAGCCTGGGCAATACCATCACCCAGGAGTTCACCCTGGTCATTGCCGCGGAAGCCATCACCACCCCGTCGCCCACCCCGACCGGGGGCGAGACCGGCACCTCCACGCCGAGCCCCAGCCTCGGCTCCGGCAACGCCGGTGGGGCCCTGCCCGGCACCGGTAGCGATGCCCCCCTCGCGGTGGGTATCGGCGCACTCGCGCTGCTGCTGGCCGGCCTGGCCACGCGAATCCTGAGCCGCCGCCGCGCCTAA
- a CDS encoding MmcQ/YjbR family DNA-binding protein yields MVEDIELALYERWDADLLSRPGSEASYPFMPGARVYKVLGKMFALLSEEHIPLRLNLKGDPIRNQFLCRDYPAITPGYHMNKTHWISVHLDGTVPDELLENLIDESYRLVAAGLARAEKIRLAALGG; encoded by the coding sequence ATGGTCGAGGATATCGAGCTGGCGCTCTATGAGCGCTGGGATGCCGATCTGCTCTCGCGCCCGGGCAGCGAGGCCAGCTATCCGTTTATGCCCGGTGCGCGCGTATATAAGGTCCTCGGCAAGATGTTTGCGCTGCTCTCGGAGGAGCATATTCCGTTGCGGCTCAACCTCAAGGGCGATCCGATCCGCAACCAGTTTTTATGCCGGGACTATCCGGCGATCACCCCGGGCTATCACATGAATAAGACCCACTGGATCTCGGTGCACCTGGATGGCACGGTGCCCGATGAGCTCCTGGAAAACCTCATCGACGAGTCCTATCGGCTGGTCGCGGCGGGCCTGGCCCGCGCCGAAAAAATCAGGCTCGCGGCGCTCGGCGGTTAA
- a CDS encoding HPP family protein, with the protein MRRNQEKMPLKAILLAGLGTFFVVAVIAWWGENTALPLLIASLGSSCALVFILPSSPLAQPANVVGGQLICTLSGLVTALVLPTAWWSISLAVGISVIVMTLLRVTHPPAGANAIIVMTTAATWTEAVVPIGIGALGIVVLASIYFRIIGVEYPIRGAQEGESAQP; encoded by the coding sequence ATGCGCCGAAATCAGGAAAAAATGCCGCTGAAGGCCATTCTCCTGGCCGGATTGGGAACCTTTTTTGTGGTCGCGGTGATCGCCTGGTGGGGCGAAAATACCGCGCTTCCCCTCCTGATTGCCTCGCTCGGTAGCTCCTGCGCGCTGGTATTTATTTTGCCCTCGAGCCCGCTGGCCCAGCCCGCCAATGTGGTGGGTGGCCAGCTGATCTGCACCCTCAGCGGCCTGGTCACGGCGCTGGTGCTGCCCACCGCATGGTGGAGCATCAGCCTGGCCGTGGGGATATCCGTGATCGTGATGACGCTGCTGCGGGTCACCCATCCGCCGGCCGGGGCCAATGCGATCATCGTGATGACCACCGCCGCCACCTGGACCGAGGCCGTTGTGCCGATCGGGATCGGGGCGCTGGGTATCGTGGTTTTGGCCTCGATTTATTTCCGCATCATCGGCGTGGAATACCCGATCAGGGGCGCCCAGGAGGGGGAATCGGCGCAACCCTAA
- a CDS encoding helix-turn-helix domain-containing protein, with product MTAEAPAREVEDPWIMSTWILRGADAGSWPMHTHLEHCLIWSEGGTVTVEADGRFWVVAPGLGIWVPAGMPHRMTAAGGSHLSITYFHAGRSRVAWDAVTGITLTGAVRELMLLNKREAMPEERRLRLQALTVDLLVPVETASLRIRLPSDRALRRVAEEILANPADDRTAEAWAHELRMSARTLSRGFIRETGFSLTQWRILVRIRSALIDLSAGVPVSAVARGLGYSNRSAFIDVFRRTTGQTPAAYFPSFSRIPESE from the coding sequence ATGACGGCGGAGGCGCCCGCGCGCGAGGTGGAGGATCCGTGGATCATGTCCACCTGGATCCTGCGCGGCGCCGACGCCGGCTCCTGGCCGATGCATACCCACCTGGAGCACTGCCTGATCTGGTCCGAGGGTGGCACGGTCACGGTGGAGGCGGATGGCCGGTTCTGGGTGGTGGCCCCCGGGCTGGGAATCTGGGTGCCCGCGGGCATGCCGCACCGGATGACCGCCGCGGGCGGCTCCCATCTCTCCATCACCTATTTTCATGCCGGGCGCTCCCGCGTGGCCTGGGACGCGGTCACCGGCATCACCCTCACGGGCGCTGTGCGCGAGCTGATGCTGCTGAATAAGCGCGAGGCGATGCCCGAGGAGCGCCGCCTGCGCCTGCAGGCGCTCACCGTGGACCTGCTGGTGCCCGTGGAAACGGCCTCGCTGCGCATCCGCCTCCCCTCCGATCGTGCACTGCGCCGCGTGGCCGAGGAGATCCTGGCCAATCCGGCCGATGATCGCACGGCCGAGGCCTGGGCGCATGAGCTGCGCATGAGTGCCCGCACGCTCTCCCGCGGATTCATTCGGGAGACCGGGTTTAGCCTCACCCAGTGGCGCATCCTGGTGCGCATCCGCTCGGCCCTGATTGACCTCTCGGCCGGCGTGCCGGTATCCGCGGTCGCGCGCGGCCTGGGCTATTCCAATCGCAGCGCCTTTATCGACGTATTTCGGCGCACCACGGGCCAGACGCCGGCCGCATATTTTCCCTCCTTCTCCCGGATACCCGAGTCAGAGTAG